The DNA region GAACAACTGGAGACTATAAGAACTCATGCCGATCTTGACACGTACCCTGATAATAACTGGCCGGACTTAACGCTTAAAGAGTTTGCGCCCGAGCAACGCCATAACCTTTCTCTTTCCGGAGGTGATAAAAAGACCAACTATTTTGTTTCGATGGGCTATATAGACGAAGGAAGTCTGCTAAAGGAAGATGTAGTCAACTATAACCGCTTCAACGTTAGAAGTAATGTTACTACTAAGTTTGAAAAAATAGGACTTGAAGTTGGCGTTAACCTAAACTCAAGTATTGAAAACTACGAAGAGCCTTCTGCCGGAATGTACGGTGTATGGCGTGCCGTAAACCAAAATACGGACCCACTTTACCGCGGCTACAACCTAGACGGCACTTTAGCTGGTGGCGGTAACGGCGATAATCCACTTGCGCTAACTGATAAAGATGCAGGCTACAATCAAACAAGAGATAAATTCATTAATGCTCAATTAGATTTAAAATGGCAAGTACCTACTGTTGACGGTCTAAGACTAGGTGTAATGGCCAATTACCGAGATGGTGATGGATGGGGCAAATTATGGGAATACAACGTGCCTCTGTACATGCAGGACGGATCGCTCACACCACAAACTCCTCCTGCATTAAGTGTAAACTCCTATTACAGCAACAGACTTTATTTTGAATCTAGTGCCAACTATTCACGAACCTTTGGCATGCACGGTCTTGATGCTACGTTTGTCTATAACCAAACTACGAGTAACTATGCCGATTTAGGTGCGTCCAGAAGAAATTATTTATCCGGTGCGGTAGACCAACTTTTTGCCGGCCCCGCAGTTGGAAAAGATAATGATGGTAGTGAGCGCGAGGCTGCCAATGCGGGTTATGTTTTTCGACTTAAATATGATTTTGATTACAAGTACATCATTGAGCTTAGCGGGCGTTACGATGGTAATGACAATTTTGCCCCTAAAAAAAGATGGGGCTTCTTCCCAGCCATGTCTTTTGCGTGGAACATTGCCGAGGAAAACTTCATGCAAAAGCTTAAGGATGATAACATTATCAACTCATTAAAATTAAGAAGTTCTTACGGTAAAACCGGGGTTTCAGAAGGCGTAAATAGATTTGGATATATTCCTGTTTACAATTTAGAATCCGGAGTGTACACCATTGGTAATTCTTTGGTAAACGGTTATTCGGAAGGTAATCTCGTAAACCCAGATGAACTTACTTGGTACAATAGGGAGTCGTTTAACTACGGACTTGATTTTTCCACTTTTGGCGATAAATTCAGTGGTACCCTAGAATACTTCTACTATCTCACCACAGGTTTTTTGGTAAGCCCTCAGAATGTCTACTCTCAGCCATTGGGAAAACCGCTACCACAAATCCGGTCAGGGTCTAAGCAGCGTAGAGCTGGTTACGAAGTTTCGTTGCGATACAAAGGAAGCATCAATGAATTCCGATTCGGACTGGGAGGAAATGTCTCTTATTTTGATCAGTTGTGGGAACAATTGGATACTGAAGATGAGGCAACCCTAAACAATCCTTACACTAGGGAAACACATAGAACCGACTACTGGGAAGGCGGTAAAATATTCGTAACGGACGGTCTTTATCAAAACGACCAGGAAATCTTGAACAATCCGCGATTATTAAGTTCCACGGAAACCCAAAACGGTGATATTAGGTATGTAGATTCTAACGGAGACGGTAAAGTAGATGAACAAGATAAAAGATTAGTTGGCCTGCCTTCTCAACCGCACCTTACCTATGGTATAGATTTTAACATGAGTTACAAAGGATGGTTTATGAACGGGCTCTTTCAAGGTGCCGGAAACCGCTATATTGGTTTTGACCGATTTATAGCTGCGGAGGCAAAAAGGTTAACATACACTTATCAATTAGACTATTGGACTCCACAAAACACAGATGCCGAATATCCAAG from Zobellia alginiliquefaciens includes:
- a CDS encoding SusC/RagA family TonB-linked outer membrane protein, with the translated sequence MKKNRPKIPQCWLFSLCVLTLLTCSATFAQTTVTGTVISTQDGMPLPGANVLVKGTTIGIVTDFDGNYSIDVPSSSDILIFSYIGYSTQETAIDGRTTIDISLDTDSAKLDEVVVIGYGTSTKRKMVGAITTLAPEKLEQTPFNNVGEALQGQVSGLIVENSGGAPGSSPAISIRGGGSPLYVIDGVITEEQDFNTINSNDIESISFLKDAAATAVYGSRAGNGIVLVTTKRGKDGKINVNYSYNYQMSQPTILPEMMNSYEFAQVQNAASAYEGIPVPYSPEQLETIRTHADLDTYPDNNWPDLTLKEFAPEQRHNLSLSGGDKKTNYFVSMGYIDEGSLLKEDVVNYNRFNVRSNVTTKFEKIGLEVGVNLNSSIENYEEPSAGMYGVWRAVNQNTDPLYRGYNLDGTLAGGGNGDNPLALTDKDAGYNQTRDKFINAQLDLKWQVPTVDGLRLGVMANYRDGDGWGKLWEYNVPLYMQDGSLTPQTPPALSVNSYYSNRLYFESSANYSRTFGMHGLDATFVYNQTTSNYADLGASRRNYLSGAVDQLFAGPAVGKDNDGSEREAANAGYVFRLKYDFDYKYIIELSGRYDGNDNFAPKKRWGFFPAMSFAWNIAEENFMQKLKDDNIINSLKLRSSYGKTGVSEGVNRFGYIPVYNLESGVYTIGNSLVNGYSEGNLVNPDELTWYNRESFNYGLDFSTFGDKFSGTLEYFYYLTTGFLVSPQNVYSQPLGKPLPQIRSGSKQRRAGYEVSLRYKGSINEFRFGLGGNVSYFDQLWEQLDTEDEATLNNPYTRETHRTDYWEGGKIFVTDGLYQNDQEILNNPRLLSSTETQNGDIRYVDSNGDGKVDEQDKRLVGLPSQPHLTYGIDFNMSYKGWFMNGLFQGAGNRYIGFDRFIAAEAKRLTYTYQLDYWTPQNTDAEYPRPVTSVDVNGGNNDIVSNPSDYFLKNAKYFRLKNIQLGYDLKKTFLADNNWISSCKIFASGTNIFTVSPVKDYFDPEQVQGSDNGTNSYGYPVQRTYSFGINLGF